The nucleotide window ctttgtttttgtttttgttttgtagcaGAGCAGTTCCTTTGCTCTTTGCTGCAATCTATTATTGAAAGTCAGCCCTTGACACAAGGgtttgtaaataaaatgtaaataaaactaaaaaactattagcaacaatgtccacaacagccaaactgtggaaggacctcgacgtccttcaacagatgaatggttaaagattatgtggtctatgtatacaatggaatattactcagccatcagaagggatgaacATCCACCATTTACACCAACatggatggaacaggagggtatgatgctgagcaaagtaagtcaatcggagaaggacaatcatcatatggtctcactcatatgggggatataagaaatagtgaaagggatgataagggaaaggaggggaactgagtgggaaaaattagagagggtgacagaccatgaaaaactcctaactctgagaaacaaagtgttgcagaaggggaagtgggtgggtgaTGGTATgtctaggtgacaggcactgaggagggcacatgatgggatgagcattgggtgttatactatatgttggcaaattaaattaacatttttttaaaaaggagattgatttgggaaaaaaaaaactactagtctcaggtgtacaatatagtgattcatcacttccatacaacacccagtgctcatcatgaagagtgccctccttaacccccatcacctatttcacccatccctccctcaccttccctctggtaaccatccatCTGTTCTCTAtcgttaaaagtctgtttcttggtttctctctctcgctccttttttcctttgcttatttggtTTGTTCCTTCAAtgctacatatgagtgaaatcatatggcatttcacttagcataatactctctaggtccatccacattgttgtgaatggcaagatttcattattttctatggctgagtaatattccactgcatatatatattccatatatactacgtatatatacaccacatcttcacAATCTGTTAtaagttgatggacacttgggatgcTTCCATTTGGCCACAAATGGCTACtatttggccattgtaaataatgctgttataaacattggggtgcatgcatccctttgaattagtatttttgtatcctttcatAAACACCTATTAGTGCAACTGCTGAattgtaaggtagttctatttttaactttttgaggaacctccatactgttttccagagtgttttttctgcccattttttaattggattatctgGTTTTGAAGTCTTGGGCTTTATcagttttttacatattttgtatactaaccctttatcagatgtcacttgcaaatgtcttctaccattctgtaggttgccctTTAGcgttattatttccttcattgtgcagaagctttgcaTTTCAGTGAAGTTCCAatagtctatttttgtttttgtttcccttgcctcaggagatatatctagaaagaagttacAATGACCAACGTCCAAGATGTTGCTGCCGGTGTTCTactctaggagttttatggtttcatgtctcactcacatttagctctttaatccatttaaaatttatttttgtgtatggcgtaagaaagtggtccaggttcattcctttacattttgctgtttttttcccaacaccatttgttgaatcaTTGGGTACTTTTAGTCATGATTGAAATTGACcttatcttcttcctttttggaGAGCAGCCAGTGGGCTCCTCTGGGCCCAAAGTCCACCCAATTTATCTTTGGAGTAAGAGAGCATATATTTGGAGACAAATCATTGAGGACTTGGATTATATTATTCTTAATGGCTTATGTTACATACTTTAAAGATTATTCTTTGGCTTATTTACAGATTTATGTATTGCTTTGCTGGAAATCACCTTCTGAAGGTCTTTATCAAGACTTGTTGCCTCAAACTATAATATATCAAGAACTTGAACGCAAAGAAGATACACCTTCACGTTATCCCACAGATACTAACAAACAAATATGAGTCTGCACCTCTGTATTTTGGATCCACAGTGATAGCAAGAAGCTCATACTGTGGCCACTGAGGCATGAATACACACCTGTGAAGATACATAAGCATAGAGTTCAGGGTCACAAAGAGAGCAACTAGCATTTATAACATTGAGATTTTGGTTGTTGCCACTTTTTTTGTTAGGGTTGGATGTCATCACAGACTAGGTTTATGCTCTGTTACAAAACTTAACCTTGAAATATTGGTGGCTTAACACATCAGAAGTTCATTTGCTATCTACTTTACATGTTCTTTACTTCACTTTAGATGCACACTGATATGAGTTCTACCAAATAGAACAATatctcaaaaagttttttttttttttaattttctcaagatagggaaagaaaatgttagaagTTGGACCTTTAGCAATTAGTTGTTCTAGAAAAAGCAAGTGTCACTTTTTGCCACAATCCTTTAAACAGTCATCTTCCCAGCACTGTGTGGGAGACAGGAAATGTAGGCTGACATCAAGTTAAGAAGCTTAATTTTTGATGAAAACCACTGAAGTAAACATAGAGTTTCCTGAAGTAATTGTGAAAATTGTTTGCATGAAGTCTTTGGTCCATCATTTTTACACTCTGTGACTTTGGATGTGCATCTTCCCTGACTAAAGATCAGTTTGCTTATCTCTCAAATGGTCTAGCTTGTGCTTACTCAGTTCAGATTGGGATATCTATCAAGGAAAACAGTTaatataggtttaaaaaaaaatcccaaactttTAACTATATGAGGTACTAtagattataatattttattaatatcatgTTAGGTTAATTATTTATACTGCATCATTCTAAGTACATTAAGGTTTTCTgatgatattttatgtaaatagtcATATATAAAAACTTGTGTTGTTTAATTGACCCACTGACAATTAATCAAAGCATTACCCCATTCCTCTTGAATAATACAACCAAAACTTTTCAAAGTCTAATAAAATTAATACTATTTCCCATGAGATCAAACAATTCCATTCCTGTTCTACATACTACAGTAGCCACTATACATGTATagcaagttaaatttaaattatttaaatcttttaaaatttaaagtctattttcttaGTCTCAGTAACcatatttcaagtgttcaatgGCCACTTGTGGCTGGTCCAAAGCATTTgaagaaaaagatggagaaaattaagaggataaatagacaaatacacCATTATATTTGGAGACCTCAACATATTTTTGACAGCAACTGGTGTATCAACCAGGCAGAGAAGTAGTAAAGGTATAGATGGTATAGATGGCCTGAGCAGCAGTTCAATCAGgttgatctaattgacatttatagactTCTTCATCCAACAACAgtacatttttctcaaatattcatGGAATATTTACCAGTATTGGTTACTTCCTGTGTTGAAACACAACTCGacaaatttaaaggaaaagaaatcatacaaaatatgttctcaGATAATAAGAGAATTGTGGTAAGTGGAAAATtcaatatatttggaaattattaaaCAGCATACTTCTGAATAGTCCATGGGTCacagaatagtttttaaaatgtgtaaaaattgTGGAGCTTCTTGTGCCTTTTTTTAGCActtctcatgattttcttttcaaaccaGATGTAACATATATAACAGATGGCTATggataaaaatttttatagatgTGTACAAACATGGTGCTATGGACTGAGCATCTgtaccacccccccaccccccgccatcccAAATTCACAGGCTGAAACTCTAATCCTCAATGTGATGGTTTTTGGAGAAGGAGCCTTTGGGAGGGAATGAGGCAACAAGGATGGATCTGGAATGAATACCTCATAAGAAATGATATGAGAaagtttgctttctctctttgttctctACTATTTGAGCATACAATCAGAAAATGGCTATCTAGAAGCCAAGAAAAGACCTGACCATGCTGCTACCCTGATCTCAgacatccagcctccagaactatgagaaataaatgctgtTTAAGCTACTCAGTCTATAATATCTTGTTATAGTAGCTCAACCAAGACATGTGAGTTAATAGACATATGCACATTTCTTTGCTCTGTTAAGTTAGAGAACCGGAAAGAAATGACATACCAATAGCAACAACCATACCTAGAGcccagatcttgatttctaatcccattctccaataaaaggaaacagGGCTGCCTGATGAAATGGCTGATTCCAAAACTGGAGCACTAGTTCCGTAAGATGAGCCTGAGAATATGGTGGTGCCATAAAACAGGGAAGGGCTCACACACAGTGAGACACAACGATGGGGTTCAAAGAGACACAGGAGCCACTGTGaccaaaatagaaataatttgagcaataaaataaGGTAGCATttgattataacccaaagtatatgTAAATATTCATGAATTCATACAAATGAATAATTGAGTGCATAAGTAAGTGggagaaaatagataaaatcccAGCACAGAATATCTAGTAATTTATGTAGCTACTGCACCCTCAACGCAGTAGATTATAACTCCTGACTCCTTGAGTCTGGGCTGCACGCAATGGCTGTATAGTGACGTTTTTCCCAAGAGTACAGCATAAAAGTCAGGAAAAAGGTAACAGTGGAAAAAACCGAAAAACTTTACTCAGGGAGGTGATTAAAGTCAACATAAACAGcgtaaatcatgttgataatatatGCCCTTGATTGGTTatgataagaatatattttacttctgcAACCCTCCTCCCCAAACTCAAAACActagtctaatcatgagaaagaaaagtcagaCAAACTCCAGTCGAGGGCTGTTTTACAAAATACTTGGCCAGGATTCCACAAAACTATCAAGGTCCTCAAAACCCGAGTCTTGAGAAtcgtcacagccaagaggagcctaaggaaacatggCAGCCAATGCAATGTGGTGTCTTGGTTGGGATCTTGGAACAGGAAAAGGGCGCTCACTGCaaactaaagaaatctgaataatagtaataatgctTTAGTTAATGATAATGTATGAATATTGGTTCATTACACTAATGTAAGATGTCAACTGATTTGGGTTGTATGGGAACACTCATTACTatcttttgcaatttttttttttataaatcattttaaaaataccatttattgggcagcccgggtggctcagtggtttagcaccgccttcggcccagggtgtgatcctggagacccaggatcgagtcccacgttgggctccctgcatggagcctgcttctccttctgcctgtgtctctgcctctctctttctctgtgtctctcgtgagtaaataaataaaatctttaaaaaaataaataaaaataaaaataccatttattttttaatagataatattAAAAGTATTACAATGTGAACAACTACATCAAGATGgttaaaatgaaaaccacaaatgCCAAGGTGAAAATGTACAGTGACTGGAATTCAGGGACTGCTAGAAGGCATGTGTGTGTGATGTGCAATTTggatatgacctagcaattccagtGGAACTGTACACATACCTGTACCAAGGTATAGAGGTACAGTTTTCGTGCACAGCACTGTTCATCCCGAATGGAAGTATCTCAAATATTCATCAATACTAAATAGGTAATAGCTTGTTCCATAAGTCTTAAAATAGAATATCTTCAGCAGCATGAATAAACTACTGCCACTGGCAATCGCATGAGTGAAGTTCACGAGCACGCTAGAAGAAAGGAGCCATATTCAGTACGCATACTCAGTTATACAGATCACAGATTCCCTTTTATATAATTCAAAGACGGATAAAACTCACATTGGTTGTAAAAGTCAAGACTGCAGTTACCCTGGGGATCTTAGTGAGTGAAAAGGAGCACTCAGTCTTCAGGAACTTTGATAATGTTAACTCATTGACACAAGTGCTGGTTACATGAGGATGTTCTCTTCCTATTTATCTAAAAATTGGAGgttcctggctgactcagttggtagtgcatgtggctcttgatctctgggtcataagtttgagcccctgttaggtgtagaaattacttaaaaataaaaatcttaaaaaaaaaataaaaatcttaaaaaaaaaagaaattggccaGCTGTTATAGTGATCTTCTCACTTTCCTGTGTGTGCGGCATAGTTTCTTTAAGAGTTATCAAGAGAAATGATACTGTGCATCCCAGGCATATGATTGGTTATGGGACGATGTGGGAGGATGGGATTCAAAATCACAATCAGCACcaatagagggaaaaaatgtattttatttggttttgtaatAACTGTTCTTGTGCACAGATGTGAACACTTCCTGGCAGGCAAGCTATTATTGACTCAGTGACGCACAATGAATGACTTTTCTAAAAGCAGGAACAATTCTGTTAAAACTCCAGCTCCTCATAAACATGTTCATAAGGGGCCGTTACTGAGGGCAACTTGTCATTGGTTGACTGGATAACCACCACCTGTTGGAGATTGAGAATCACACACAGAGTTATGCACGTACTCTTTCAGCTAGAGGGATTCACATCTATCCTGGGAACACCTTCTTTTCTGTATCCTGGGACCTAAGAGTTAAGTATCTGTTCTTTCAGGGCCTTGGACCCTCACTAGATAAAGATCAATATCCAGCAAGATCTATGAGACTCCTGGAAACACCTGCCATAGCTCTATCTCTGCGTGCTGCTGTGTTCTCTAGTTTCAGGAAGAAGTCACATCACAGCCATCCTTCCTTCACTCTGCTCCTTTATCTTTCCCATCGGTTCAGAGAGAAGAGCcagtgaaagaaacagaaacacagacTCAGCATCACTCGCCAAATGTGAACCCTCCCTCAGGTCCTGAGCACTCACCTGCGAGACAAAGCAGGTCACCTTGCAcccaaacacagaaagagagatggCGATGCTGATTTCCAGGAGGGAAAGGACCAGTATCACAGTCTCAAATGCCctctaaaaagaaacagatgccacaaggaaagagggaaaaagggaaggaatatAATTAATAGATGGAGCTTCTGCAGGCCCTGGATTATCTGATTCCAATCTGACTCTTCCTCCACTTTAGAAATAGGTACATTCTTTCTCataacaaaccaaaaaagaaaaattgacaagAAGATCCTAAAATGACTGAGAGGAGTTCTACTCCGGATCTCTATAAGTGCAGGGAAATTCAGATTAAATCAGAtgtatttccttagttttttttggTTTAGAAATTCTCTATGTTGTCTGCTTCAAGTTTTTTTCCTTATAACCACTCCCCTGTATGAGTTTATGCTTTTTTCTCATCTAAAGATCAGGGAACCTCCAGGCCTAGGAAAGGGACATCAGTGTCCTTTCCTTTTACATAGCACACCCCGGAGTTTCTGAGCATCTTGGCTTGgggccctgcctctcctccccaccaccaccccctgcaaATGACACTGAGCTCACTGAGCCAGCACAGCAGCCTGCTGCCATCTCAACTTGAACCTGGAGACTTTATAAAAAGATCCTTAGGAGCACTGGATGGTATACTATATGTataacaaattgaatttaaattttaaaaaatgtaaaaaaaaatttttctaatgtAACTCTGTTCAgtgaagaatgagagaaaaaaggtAACTATCCTGGTAGGTCCCAGCAGAAAGGGGCTGAAAATTCTCCCCATGAGATCAGAGTCCTGGATCTTCCGGCTTGTCATGATACGCCAGGATCAGCTAAGAGACAATCATCTCGGGCAAATATACATTTAGATAATATAAACAGAGTTTCAGAAAATCAAAGCAGCTCGCAAACACTTACAAAAATAAGACACCTTCTTTCTGACTTAAGTTCCACAGTCAGTTCTACTGTTGATATGATTGTCCCTATTCCTCCAACCACAGCACTGAGCGTGTTCATTCCCAGGCTGCCCTTGATCTGGAAGACAATGATCGGTGTCACCTGTTTCACGCTCTTCTTCTCTttggaaaacacaaaaacattcacttatttttttttaagattgatttattcatttatgatagacagaaagagagagagaggcagagacacaggcagagggagaagcaggctccatgccgggagcccaacgtgggactcgatcccaggactccaggatcgcgccctgggccaaaggcaggtgctaaaccgctgagctacccagggatccccacattcacttatttttaaggGGTTGAAGACACATTCTCAAATAATTCTCCAAAGTCTAAGAAAGAAGGAGGAGCATGGGCTGAAGCATTGGATTCTATGTTCACAAATTAATCCCAGGGACGGAATGTCAGACAATAGGGGTGGAAAAAGTCCgtcaaacctcagtttcctcatggaAGAATTTGCCATGACCCCGTAGAGCCCAGATGATTCAGAGAATTGGggattatttcttttgtctttttttttttaaatttcttttgtcttGAGCTAGAGCGCACCTGCtgcctgattctttttttatttaatttaattaattttaatttatttatttatttttgctgcctGATTCTGCTTGTGCTTTGGGCCCCGGAAGTACTTACCAGGTTCAGTGTCCTGTTTCTTCCAGCAGCAATAGACACCGCTCCGGATATAAGGAACTAAAAATGGAGGGAGCCACTCAGCCTGGTGGGCCTGCCCCTGCACTGCCACCCGTACCAGAGATCATCCGAACCCCAATGCAGTTAGTCACATATTTTGCTCTAAGAAGTAAAATCCCAGGTCAAGTCATTGGGTTTTGGAAAGAGAAGGCTGGAAGGAATATTTGCAGACTGCTATCACTGAGGAAGGTAAGGTGTACTCACAAAGAAGGATCCCCATATCGGATATCCTGAGACCATGCTCAAGGGATGACACCAATAACTGAAGTCAGAATAATAGAAACACTGATTTGTAGCAAACAGGCACACTTTCATCAGACCAATCAGAATCTGGGCCACCTGGGAGTGAAGAAGAAGACGCTCAGAGCATGAGGCTTGCAGGTCTCTAGGAAGAAGATTTTGTGGTCTTGACACACAACTGGTTTTGAAAGGGCTCCCAGGATGAAACCCCTAGGAGTCCATGGCCTTTCCTCAAGTGCAAGGCTGTTTAGAAAGATCTTAGgataactttttttccccctttcattgcagaaatgcattttcctttcagattacagtacttctgatttttttttttttaaaagaaatctctttCCTGCCACTGAGAGGTTTATGGAGTCAGCTTAGGACACAGTTAATCATGGCTCAGGCGTCACAAAGGAAAACTGTTCTCCTCTCTGGAATCCGCTATCTCCGCAAATACTATGCTTGGAGGCCAAGCTCACTCACCCCCAGGATTTGGGGCTCCCCCTTCAGGAAGGTCTTCAGGTTGTCTGTTTGGTCTTCTTGGATGATGTTTTTCTGTAGAGGATTCGGGCCAAACCCTCCAGGTGTTCCTTCTGGTGTATTAACACAGTCTCTAGCACtgtaaatgtaaacattttacaGAAAACAGACTCATTCTCCAACCCCTTTCTTCTAGACATGAAAAGCGGCCTTTGGGGAGAATGGTATCATGAGGCAGTCTGCTGTGCTGGTAAGTTACTCTACCAGAGTTATAATTCCAGTCACGCACTGTATAAACCATCTCCATgctctggtttttaaaattataaaatggtgggggaggggtacctgggtggctcagtcaatcgagcatccaactcctggtttcagctcagaacatggtctcagggtcatgagatggagccccaaggtgggctccatgcttagtgcagaaTGTGCCTGAGATTCATTCCCtgtccctcagcctctccccccagctctctagctctttatctctcaaataaataaataaataaattattttaataaataaataaattataaaatcataaaaagggGGTGATTGTGGTACCTGCCTCCTATTGTTTGTCATACGTCTATGATTTCACAGATCTGTATGCATAAAACTGGGAACTGGGTACCTGGTGCCTCCTAAGTACTTAGTAGATAGTtagcatcatttttaaaaattgttttattattaaaacttgatataataaatatacacacagaatGCTTACATTTAtatcttctagaagaaaatgacTGATGGAAAATGAATCATGTAGAATCCTGTAAGAGCCATGTATCGTGGCTGCTGTTCACAAGAGTACTATCCTCTCATTCcatcagtcaacaaatattgattaaatatctactatgtgccagaccctATTATAGGTTTTGTTGCTAGGAATATAGCAATGAACCAAACATGCGTAATTCCTGTCAATGGGAAGCCTACAATACAGtaaaagagaatacatttttaatttatatcatgAATGTGTAAGTGCACGGGAATAGAAACTACGTAAAATGAGAATCTTCACTTTCCATGTACGGAAAATGTCAGTCGGCGTTTCCATGTTTGAACCAAATGAGACTTCACCTTCTCTGGCAAACTGGCCTTCGCTAATGTTGCCCTTTGCTACAAGCATAGTGACGATTTATTAGAAGCTCTGATGGCCGGGCCAACTCCAAATGGCCTTCAGGCTCTTGTTCATTGTTGCATAGCAGCCCTGCAGACAGGTTTGTTGCACCGACAGCCTttatcctttccctttccctgcgTTCACACCAGGGCCACATGACTTTGCCGCTGCCCCCGTTAAAAGGtggaatatattttcttcctctctcaatgTTGATGTTGGCCTTGTGATTCACTTTGGCCAAGGAGATATCAGCAAATATCTTAAAAGCACAGGCTCTTGAGCTCATGCGTGGCTAAGGAAAACTAGCTGGGCCCCCTTGCTTGAGGATAAGAGACACTGGAAAGGAGAGAAGTCGTAGCCTTCATCTCGGGGGGAGTCATCCCAAATCAGGCAGCAATTATGGGCCCTCACGCGTGTGAGTGACCCCAGGGGATTTCAGAAGAACCATCCACACCCACGTGCAGACTTGTCAGCAATATGCGTGTTTGTTGCTTTAAGCCAGTAAGTTTCGGGGGTTACTTGTTATGCACCGTTACTGTGGCAATAAATCACTGACGCACCCTTGCTC belongs to Canis lupus baileyi chromosome 23, mCanLup2.hap1, whole genome shotgun sequence and includes:
- the LOC140615358 gene encoding membrane-spanning 4-domains subfamily A member 4A-like, whose product is MVLRNDGQEELSPPIWCTSREMQSARDCVNTPEGTPGGFGPNPLQKNIIQEDQTDNLKTFLKGEPQILGVAQILIGLMKVCLFATNQCFYYSDFSYWCHPLSMVSGYPIWGSFFFLISGAVSIAAGRNRTLNLIKGSLGMNTLSAVVGGIGTIISTVELTVELKSERRCLIFRAFETVILVLSLLEISIAISLSVFGCKVTCFVSQVVVIQSTNDKLPSVTAPYEHVYEELEF